The stretch of DNA CCTGAATTGAGGTTAAGAGTACCAATTCCAGGGTCAAAATCAACCGTTCCAGTAAATTCCCCTGTTATGTAAACATTTCCCGCAGCATCTGTAATTACATCATAAGGGGCATCATTATAATTGCCTCCATCCATATGCTTTGCCCATTCCAATTTGGCAGTCGTTTGAGCCATTAAAAAGTTCATTGATACCAATAAAATGGGTAAAAAGAAGTGCCTTAATTTATTCATATTTATTATTCGTTGATTTTAAGATTGGTGTGATAAGAAGTAGAAACAAAGTACAAAACTTTGATTATAGCAAAACAAAATCTATAATTTTTAGGATAGAACCAAACAATTAGGAGTAAATAACTAAGATCAGAATGTATAGCTTTTTATTAGACAGCACTTTAAATGTGTTGCTTAATGTTTTAGTTCACTTTGTGCATTGATGTTTCATTTATTGGGCATTAGGTTTATGTTTTTAGTTGATTCTGTGGTAAAAACTTTTTTAGAAAAAAAATATTCTGTTGAGCAATGATTTGTGGTTGATTATCAGTTGTGTATGCTGTTTGTTTGGTTTTATCTAAACTAAAAATAGGCAAGTAATTCCTTCTTAATTAATCGTTTACTTACACAAAAATAACACAAGGATGGGAACTTATCTTTAGATGAATAAGTTAGGTTAGGGTACGTCTAATATAAAATGAATTGATAATCAACAAGACATAGTTGTCGCACTAAGAAAAATAAGGAACGAAAATTGTTGCTAATCAGCAGTAGCAATGTTATAAAATAAACATCATCCAAGTATTTTTTAACCTCAAAACTGAGAAAACATGAGCTGGCGAAGACTAAACGGGAGTAGAATTTTGCTACCCATTAAGGAAGCTGTCGAAAAAACAATTGAAAAAGAATTGGCAGCAGGTCACCAACTAAAGATTTGTATTGGGACAGACTCACAAGTACGTGGCAAAAACATTGGTTTTGCTACTGTTATAGTGTTTCTAAGAGAAGGAAAAGGAGGATTTATGTTTATAAACAGCGAAGTGCTAACGCAAAAAATGGAAATTCGTGAACGCATGATTCGTGAAGTCAGTAAATCCGTTACATTAGCTTATGAGCTATCTGAAATTTGGGATCAATACGACATTGCTTTGGAGATTCATGCCGATATTAATACAGATGCTAGTTTTAAATCAAATATTGCGCTAAAAGAAGCAATGGGTTATATAAAGGGAATGGGCTATGAGTTCAAAGCCAAACCCAATGCTTTTGCTAGTTCTAGCTGTGCGGATAAGGTTTGTTAGCATTAAAACCTTACTTCGTGGATTTTTTAGTTTTTCTTCGAAAATCATAAAAAATCCACGAAGTATTATTAAAAAATAACTTGATTTAAGAATCAATTGGTCGGCTGCTGTCCATAGAGATAGCAGCCTTTTTTTATTCTCCAACCATTTGTTCCAATAAGG from Aureispira anguillae encodes:
- a CDS encoding ribonuclease H-like YkuK family protein; this encodes MSWRRLNGSRILLPIKEAVEKTIEKELAAGHQLKICIGTDSQVRGKNIGFATVIVFLREGKGGFMFINSEVLTQKMEIRERMIREVSKSVTLAYELSEIWDQYDIALEIHADINTDASFKSNIALKEAMGYIKGMGYEFKAKPNAFASSSCADKVC